A region of Streptomyces sp. NBC_01267 DNA encodes the following proteins:
- a CDS encoding PIG-L family deacetylase, with protein MSTSPGRGPSRRILLAGLGTAAASAALSACSVPADPRRGTSIADPMPGKAISVARHERLMQILAHPDDDLYFMNPDTQRMLDSGTPLVSVYVTAGEATGINVVAGQPHPLPDKPAYSSARHQGLRQAYAALLGLAPFTQWQKGVTTLRGGHKAEINTLVRGGRRVELIFLNLAMHTSRGRLGLPSLWSDRGLNLRTVAAEGSPLESTGSYTYDGLVDVLTGLLTQYRPTVVHTLDPDPDVQRSTDAVRRKDSEQVGYSDHPDHTATASFSWAALIRWVAEATAGHGDIPAFVTTAYRGYYNRHWPKNLSPKVLQEKAAHLVPYGGSESWNCGNPGGCGDYNVGLGRPLTNKKGWVRSTHYRYPGPRPSLATTEDGRLVGYGVLGLRAVRWRETAPGSGQWGPPHDLGGGPLAPALGSATLKDGRQLLFALRFASIAGHGAANTREVVLLEQRTAGGNFAAWTGLGNPESDPEKGRRIGVPVAVTDQQGRVHLFLRNAAQGISTRVRSAQGRWSDWTDLGGAQIQDGLSATLDTAGRVHVFASGRDTVHHWAQDADGGPLTERPEPGLPLPGDFPTAVAAPDGGIDVYYRKPATAATTRVHLGGRHPLGHAAGPALLGQDDRGRVQLLLNGKVLTRTDGVVPLEGATLLNGRTSTEGPTIAGIGPGALPWLWRPVRSV; from the coding sequence TTGAGCACTTCACCGGGGCGCGGCCCCTCCAGACGGATCCTGCTCGCGGGCCTGGGGACGGCGGCCGCGTCGGCCGCCCTCAGCGCCTGCTCCGTTCCCGCCGACCCGCGCCGCGGGACCAGCATCGCCGACCCCATGCCCGGCAAGGCGATATCCGTGGCCAGGCACGAGCGGCTGATGCAGATACTGGCGCACCCCGACGACGACCTGTACTTCATGAACCCGGACACCCAGCGGATGCTGGACTCCGGCACCCCGCTGGTCTCCGTGTACGTCACCGCCGGGGAGGCCACCGGTATCAACGTGGTCGCCGGGCAGCCGCATCCGCTCCCCGACAAGCCCGCCTACTCGTCCGCCCGCCACCAGGGGCTGCGCCAGGCGTACGCGGCGCTGCTCGGACTGGCGCCCTTCACGCAGTGGCAGAAGGGCGTGACCACCCTGCGCGGCGGTCACAAGGCCGAGATAAACACCCTGGTCCGGGGCGGTCGCCGGGTCGAGCTGATATTCCTCAACCTTGCCATGCACACCTCCCGGGGGCGGCTGGGACTGCCGTCGCTCTGGTCCGACCGGGGGCTCAACCTGCGGACGGTGGCGGCCGAGGGCTCGCCGCTGGAGTCGACCGGCTCGTACACCTACGACGGACTGGTGGACGTACTCACCGGGCTGCTCACCCAGTACCGCCCCACGGTCGTGCACACCCTCGACCCCGACCCGGACGTCCAGCGCAGCACCGACGCGGTCCGCCGCAAGGACAGCGAGCAGGTCGGCTACTCCGACCACCCGGACCACACCGCCACCGCCTCGTTCAGCTGGGCGGCGCTCATACGCTGGGTCGCCGAGGCCACGGCGGGCCACGGCGACATACCGGCCTTCGTCACCACCGCGTACCGGGGCTACTACAACCGCCACTGGCCGAAGAACCTGTCACCGAAGGTGCTCCAGGAGAAGGCCGCACATCTGGTGCCGTACGGCGGCAGCGAGTCCTGGAACTGCGGCAACCCGGGCGGCTGCGGCGACTACAACGTCGGCCTCGGACGACCGCTGACCAACAAGAAGGGGTGGGTCCGCTCCACCCACTACCGCTACCCGGGCCCGCGCCCCTCGCTGGCCACCACCGAGGACGGCCGCCTCGTCGGGTACGGAGTGCTCGGCCTGCGGGCGGTGCGCTGGCGCGAGACCGCGCCGGGCAGCGGCCAGTGGGGGCCGCCGCACGACCTGGGCGGCGGACCGCTCGCCCCGGCGCTCGGCTCGGCGACGCTCAAGGACGGCAGACAGCTGCTGTTCGCCCTGCGGTTCGCCTCCATCGCCGGGCACGGCGCCGCCAATACGCGCGAGGTCGTACTGCTCGAACAGCGCACCGCCGGAGGGAACTTCGCCGCCTGGACCGGGCTCGGCAACCCGGAGTCCGACCCGGAGAAGGGGCGCCGCATCGGGGTCCCGGTGGCGGTGACCGACCAGCAGGGCCGCGTCCACCTCTTCCTGCGCAACGCCGCCCAGGGCATCAGTACGCGGGTGCGCAGCGCCCAGGGCCGCTGGAGCGACTGGACCGATCTCGGCGGCGCCCAGATACAGGACGGCCTCTCCGCCACGCTGGACACGGCGGGCCGTGTCCATGTCTTCGCGTCGGGCCGTGACACCGTGCACCACTGGGCCCAGGACGCGGACGGCGGACCGCTGACCGAACGTCCGGAGCCGGGCCTGCCGCTGCCGGGCGACTTCCCCACCGCCGTGGCCGCGCCGGACGGTGGCATCGATGTCTACTACCGCAAGCCCGCCACGGCCGCGACCACCCGCGTGCATCTGGGCGGCCGGCACCCCCTCGGACACGCCGCCGGTCCCGCGCTGCTCGGCCAGGACGACCGAGGACGGGTCCAACTCCTGCTGAACGGGAAGGTGTTGACCCGCACCGACGGGGTCGTACCGCTCGAAGGGGCCACCCTGCTCAACGGCCGCACCAGCACCGAGGGCCCGACGATCGCCGGAATCGGCCCCGGCGCGCTCCCCTGGCT
- the gdhA gene encoding NADP-specific glutamate dehydrogenase has translation MTPPSPRSSEDKSSKDKLAALRTEIEHRNPAQPEFHQAVHEVLESLAPVLAERDDYAQAALLERLCEPERQIIFRVPWQDDRGRVHVNRGFRVEFNSALGPYKGGLRFHPSVNLGIVKFLGFEQIFKNALTGLGIGGGKGGSDFDPHGRTDSEVMRFCQSFMTELQRHIGEHTDVPAGDIGVGGREIGYLFGQYRRITNRWEAGVLTGKGLGWGGSAIRPEATGYGNVFFTAEMLRRRGEDLQGQTAVVSGSGNVAIYTIEKLKALGANALTCSDSGGYVVDDKGIDVELLKQVKEVERARISEYAKRRGASARYIAGGRVWDVPADIALPSATQNELDADAAATLVRNGVKAVSEGANMPATLEAVDVLREAGVAFGPGKAANAGGVAVSALEMSQNAARDTWTPARVEDELVRIMRDIHHTCYETAERYGAPGDYVTGANIAGFERVADAMLAQGVI, from the coding sequence GTGACACCCCCATCCCCCCGCTCCTCGGAGGACAAGTCCTCGAAGGACAAGCTCGCCGCCCTGCGCACCGAGATCGAGCACCGCAACCCGGCCCAGCCGGAATTCCACCAGGCCGTGCACGAAGTGCTGGAGAGCCTGGCACCCGTGCTGGCCGAGCGTGACGACTACGCGCAGGCGGCACTGCTGGAACGGCTCTGCGAGCCCGAGCGGCAGATCATCTTCCGGGTGCCCTGGCAGGACGACAGGGGGAGGGTGCACGTCAACCGCGGCTTCCGGGTGGAGTTCAACAGCGCCCTCGGGCCGTACAAGGGCGGTCTGCGGTTCCACCCCTCGGTGAACCTGGGCATCGTGAAGTTCCTCGGCTTCGAGCAGATCTTCAAGAACGCCCTGACCGGACTGGGTATCGGCGGCGGCAAGGGCGGCAGCGACTTCGACCCGCACGGCCGGACCGACTCCGAGGTCATGCGCTTCTGTCAGTCCTTCATGACGGAGCTGCAGCGCCACATCGGCGAGCACACCGACGTACCGGCCGGTGACATCGGCGTCGGCGGCCGGGAGATCGGCTATCTGTTCGGCCAGTACCGCCGCATCACCAACCGCTGGGAGGCGGGCGTCCTCACCGGAAAGGGCCTCGGCTGGGGCGGCTCCGCGATCCGCCCCGAGGCGACCGGCTACGGCAACGTGTTCTTCACCGCCGAGATGCTGCGCCGGCGCGGGGAGGACCTCCAGGGCCAGACCGCTGTGGTCTCCGGCTCGGGCAACGTCGCCATCTACACGATCGAGAAGCTGAAGGCCCTCGGCGCCAACGCCCTGACCTGCTCCGACTCCGGCGGCTACGTCGTGGACGACAAGGGCATCGACGTCGAACTGCTCAAGCAGGTCAAGGAAGTCGAGCGCGCCCGCATCAGCGAGTACGCCAAGCGCCGGGGCGCGTCCGCCCGCTACATCGCCGGTGGCCGGGTCTGGGACGTACCCGCCGACATCGCGCTCCCCTCGGCGACCCAGAACGAACTGGACGCGGACGCCGCGGCCACGCTCGTACGCAACGGCGTCAAGGCCGTCTCCGAGGGCGCGAACATGCCCGCCACCCTGGAGGCCGTGGACGTCCTGCGCGAAGCGGGCGTCGCCTTCGGCCCCGGCAAGGCCGCCAACGCGGGCGGCGTCGCGGTCAGCGCCCTGGAAATGAGCCAGAACGCGGCCCGCGACACCTGGACCCCCGCGCGGGTGGAGGACGAGCTGGTACGGATCATGCGCGACATCCACCACACCTGCTACGAGACCGCCGAGCGCTACGGCGCCCCCGGCGACTACGTGACCGGTGCCAACATCGCCGGCTTCGAGCGGGTCGCGGACGCGATGCTGGCGCAGGGCGTCATCTGA
- the rpsJ gene encoding 30S ribosomal protein S10 produces the protein MAGQKIRIRLKAYDHEVIDSSAKKIVETVTRTGASVAGPVPLPTEKNVYCVIKSPHKYKDSREHFEMRTHKRLIDILDPTPKTVDSLMRLDLPAGVDIEIKL, from the coding sequence ATGGCGGGACAGAAGATCCGCATCCGGCTCAAGGCCTACGACCACGAGGTCATCGACTCTTCGGCGAAGAAGATCGTCGAGACGGTGACGCGCACTGGTGCGTCGGTCGCAGGCCCGGTGCCGCTGCCCACTGAGAAGAACGTGTACTGCGTCATCAAGTCGCCGCACAAGTACAAGGACTCGCGCGAGCACTTCGAGATGCGCACGCACAAGCGCCTCATCGACATCCTCGACCCCACGCCGAAGACGGTTGACTCGCTCATGCGCCTCGACCTCCCGGCGGGCGTCGACATCGAGATCAAGCTCTGA
- the rplC gene encoding 50S ribosomal protein L3 encodes MTKNIKGVLGEKLGMTQVWDENNRVVPVTVVKAGPCVVTQVRTNDIDGYESVQIAFGEIDPRKVNKPLKGHFAKADVTPRRHLVELRTPDASEYTLGQEITAQVFESGIKVDVTGKSKGKGFAGVMKRHNFKGGKASHGAHRVHRKPGSIGGCATPGRVFKGMRMAGRMGNERVTTQNLTVHAVDAEKGLLLIKGAVPGPNGGLVLVRTAAKGA; translated from the coding sequence ATGACTAAGAACATCAAGGGCGTCCTGGGCGAGAAGCTCGGCATGACCCAGGTCTGGGACGAGAACAACCGGGTTGTCCCGGTGACCGTCGTCAAGGCCGGGCCGTGCGTCGTGACGCAGGTCCGTACGAACGACATCGACGGCTACGAGTCGGTCCAGATCGCCTTCGGCGAGATCGACCCTCGCAAGGTGAACAAGCCCCTCAAGGGCCACTTCGCCAAGGCCGACGTGACTCCGCGCCGCCACCTGGTGGAGCTCCGCACCCCTGACGCCAGCGAGTACACGCTGGGCCAGGAGATCACCGCCCAGGTGTTCGAGTCCGGCATCAAGGTTGATGTCACGGGCAAGAGCAAGGGCAAGGGCTTCGCCGGTGTCATGAAGCGCCACAACTTCAAGGGTGGCAAGGCTTCCCACGGTGCCCACCGAGTGCACCGTAAGCCTGGCTCCATCGGTGGCTGTGCCACCCCGGGCCGTGTCTTCAAGGGCATGCGCATGGCGGGCCGCATGGGCAACGAGCGGGTCACCACCCAGAACCTGACCGTCCACGCCGTTGACGCGGAGAAGGGTCTGCTGCTCATCAAGGGCGCGGTCCCCGGTCCGAACGGCGGCCTCGTCCTGGTCCGTACCGCGGCCAAGGGGGCTTGA
- the rplD gene encoding 50S ribosomal protein L4, whose protein sequence is MSTIDILSPAGDKAGTVELPSEIFDAKISIPLIHQVVVAQLAAARQGTHKTKRRGEVRGGGKKPYRQKGTGRARQGSTRAPQFAGGGVVHGPQPRDYSQRTPKKMKVAALRGALTDRAQNARIHVVSGVVEGVASTKAAKSLLGKVSERKHVLLVAERSDEAAWLSARNLPQVHLLEPGQLNTYDVLVSDDVVFTKAAFESFVSGPKATTETEGSDV, encoded by the coding sequence ATGAGCACCATTGACATCCTTTCGCCGGCAGGCGACAAGGCCGGGACCGTCGAACTCCCCTCGGAGATCTTCGACGCCAAGATCAGCATCCCGCTGATCCACCAGGTCGTTGTCGCGCAGCTGGCCGCGGCCCGTCAGGGCACGCACAAGACCAAGCGTCGCGGCGAAGTCCGCGGTGGCGGTAAGAAGCCTTACCGCCAGAAGGGCACCGGCCGCGCGCGCCAGGGTTCGACCCGTGCGCCGCAGTTCGCCGGCGGTGGCGTCGTCCACGGCCCGCAGCCGCGTGACTACTCGCAGCGCACCCCGAAGAAGATGAAGGTCGCCGCTCTGCGCGGTGCCCTCACCGACCGGGCCCAGAACGCTCGTATCCACGTCGTCTCCGGCGTGGTCGAGGGCGTTGCCTCCACGAAGGCCGCGAAGTCCCTGCTGGGCAAGGTCAGCGAGCGCAAGCACGTGCTCCTGGTCGCCGAGCGTTCGGACGAGGCCGCGTGGCTGTCCGCCCGTAACCTGCCCCAGGTGCACCTCCTGGAGCCGGGCCAGCTGAACACGTACGACGTGCTCGTCTCCGACGACGTGGTCTTCACCAAGGCCGCCTTCGAGTCCTTCGTGTCTGGCCCCAAGGCCACCACTGAGACCGAAGGGAGCGACGTCTGA
- the rplW gene encoding 50S ribosomal protein L23 has protein sequence MAETTVTSKTFTDPRDVLVKPVVSEKSYALLDENKYTFIVAPGSNKTQIKQAVEAVFSVKVTGVNTINRQGKRKRTRTGFGKRADTKRAIVTLAEGDRIDIFGGPVS, from the coding sequence ATGGCTGAGACGACCGTTACCAGCAAGACCTTCACGGACCCGCGCGACGTCCTCGTCAAGCCGGTTGTTTCCGAGAAGAGCTACGCGCTGCTCGACGAGAACAAGTACACGTTCATCGTCGCGCCGGGCTCCAACAAGACCCAGATCAAGCAGGCCGTGGAAGCGGTCTTCTCGGTCAAGGTCACCGGGGTCAACACGATCAACCGCCAGGGCAAGCGCAAGCGCACCCGCACCGGGTTCGGGAAGCGCGCTGACACCAAGCGCGCCATTGTGACCCTTGCCGAGGGCGACCGTATCGACATCTTCGGCGGCCCGGTCTCCTAA
- the rplB gene encoding 50S ribosomal protein L2 has protein sequence MGIRKYKPTTPGRRGSSVADFVEITRSTPEKSLVRPLHSKGGRNNTGRITVRHQGGGHKRAFRVIDFRRHDKDGVPAKVAHIEYDPNRTARIALLHYADGEKRYILAPAKLGQGDRVENGAGADIKPGNNLPLRNIPVGTTIHAIEMRPGGGAKIARSAGASVQLLAKEGAMAHLRMPSGEVRLVDIRCRATIGEVGNAEQSNINWGKAGRMRWKGVRPSVRGVAMNPVDHPHGGGEGKTSGGRHPVSPWGQKEGRTRSPKKASSKYIVRRRKTNKKR, from the coding sequence ATGGGTATCCGCAAGTACAAGCCGACGACCCCGGGCCGTCGTGGCTCCAGCGTCGCCGACTTTGTCGAGATCACGCGGTCCACGCCGGAGAAGTCGCTGGTTCGCCCTCTGCACAGCAAGGGCGGCCGTAACAACACCGGCCGGATCACCGTTCGCCACCAGGGTGGCGGACACAAGCGCGCCTTCCGTGTGATCGACTTCCGTCGTCACGACAAGGACGGCGTGCCGGCCAAGGTCGCGCACATCGAGTACGACCCGAACCGCACCGCGCGCATCGCGCTGCTGCACTACGCAGACGGCGAGAAGCGCTACATCCTCGCCCCGGCCAAGCTGGGCCAGGGCGACCGGGTGGAGAACGGCGCAGGTGCCGACATCAAGCCGGGCAACAACCTGCCGCTGCGCAACATCCCGGTCGGTACGACCATCCACGCCATCGAGATGCGTCCCGGTGGCGGAGCGAAGATCGCCCGTTCCGCGGGTGCTTCGGTCCAGCTGCTCGCGAAGGAAGGCGCCATGGCGCACCTTCGTATGCCGTCGGGCGAGGTCCGTCTGGTCGACATCCGCTGCCGCGCCACCATCGGCGAGGTCGGCAATGCCGAGCAGTCGAACATCAACTGGGGCAAGGCCGGTCGTATGCGCTGGAAGGGCGTTCGCCCGTCCGTCCGCGGTGTCGCGATGAACCCGGTCGACCACCCGCACGGTGGTGGTGAGGGTAAGACCTCCGGTGGTCGCCACCCGGTCAGCCCGTGGGGTCAGAAGGAGGGTCGTACTCGCTCGCCGAAGAAGGCTTCGAGCAAGTACATCGTCCGCCGCCGCAAGACGAACAAGAAGCGCTAG
- the rpsS gene encoding 30S ribosomal protein S19 — protein sequence MPRSLKKGPFVDGHLVKKVDVQNEAGTKNVIKTWSRRSMIIPDMLGHTIAVHNGKIHVPVFVTESMVGHKLGEFAPTRTFRGHVKDDRKSKRR from the coding sequence ATGCCGCGCAGTCTCAAGAAGGGGCCTTTCGTCGACGGACACCTTGTCAAGAAGGTGGACGTACAGAACGAAGCAGGCACCAAGAACGTCATCAAGACCTGGTCCCGGCGCTCGATGATCATCCCGGACATGCTGGGACACACCATCGCGGTGCACAACGGCAAGATCCACGTCCCGGTGTTCGTCACCGAGTCGATGGTCGGCCACAAGCTCGGCGAGTTTGCGCCGACCCGCACCTTCCGCGGCCACGTCAAGGACGACCGCAAGTCGAAGCGCCGCTAA
- the rplV gene encoding 50S ribosomal protein L22 — MEARAQARYIRVTPMKARRVVDLIRGMDATEAQAVLRFAPQAASVPVGKVLDSAIANAAHNYDHTDAGSLVISEAYVDEGPTLKRFRPRAQGRAYRIRKRTSHITVVVSSKEGTR; from the coding sequence ATGGAAGCCAGGGCCCAGGCGCGGTACATCCGCGTCACGCCCATGAAGGCCCGCCGCGTGGTGGACCTTATCCGTGGCATGGATGCCACGGAGGCTCAGGCCGTCCTGCGTTTCGCCCCGCAGGCCGCGAGCGTGCCGGTTGGCAAGGTGCTGGACAGCGCCATTGCCAACGCTGCACACAATTACGACCACACCGACGCCGGCAGCCTCGTCATTTCCGAGGCGTACGTCGACGAGGGCCCGACCCTGAAGCGGTTCCGTCCGCGCGCCCAGGGCCGTGCCTACCGGATCCGCAAGCGGACCAGCCACATCACCGTGGTCGTCAGCAGCAAGGAAGGAACCCGGTAA
- the rpsC gene encoding 30S ribosomal protein S3 has translation MGQKVNPHGFRLGITTDFKSRWYADKLYKDYVKEDVAIRRMMTKGMERAGISKVEIERTRDRVRVDIHTARPGIVIGRRGAEADRIRGELEKLTGKQVQLNILEVKNPEVDAQLVAQAVAEQLSSRVSFRRAMRKSMQSTMKAGAKGIKIQCGGRLGGAEMSRSEFYREGRVPLHTLRANVDYGFFEAKTTFGRIGVKVWIYKGNVKNIAEVRAENAAARAGNRPARGGGSDRPAAGGRGGRGGERGGRGRKPQQTAPAAEAPKADAPAAAAPAESTGTEA, from the coding sequence ATGGGCCAGAAGGTTAACCCGCACGGGTTCCGGCTCGGCATCACCACGGACTTCAAGTCCCGTTGGTACGCCGACAAGCTGTACAAGGACTACGTCAAGGAAGACGTTGCCATTCGTCGCATGATGACGAAGGGCATGGAGCGCGCCGGTATCTCGAAGGTTGAGATCGAGCGCACCCGCGACCGCGTCCGCGTCGACATCCACACCGCTCGTCCGGGCATCGTCATCGGCCGCCGCGGCGCCGAGGCCGACCGCATCCGCGGCGAGCTGGAGAAGCTGACCGGCAAGCAGGTCCAGCTCAACATCCTCGAGGTCAAGAACCCCGAGGTGGACGCTCAGCTGGTGGCCCAGGCCGTCGCCGAGCAGCTGTCCTCGCGTGTCTCCTTCCGTCGCGCCATGCGTAAGAGCATGCAGTCGACGATGAAGGCCGGCGCCAAGGGCATCAAGATCCAGTGCGGTGGCCGTCTCGGCGGCGCCGAGATGTCCCGTTCGGAGTTCTACCGCGAGGGTCGTGTGCCGCTGCACACGCTCCGCGCGAACGTGGACTACGGCTTCTTCGAGGCCAAGACGACCTTCGGCCGCATCGGCGTGAAGGTCTGGATCTACAAGGGCAATGTCAAGAACATCGCCGAGGTCCGCGCCGAGAACGCTGCGGCCCGTGCGGGTAACCGCCCGGCCCGTGGTGGCGGCAGCGACCGTCCGGCCGCAGGCGGCCGTGGTGGCCGTGGTGGCGAGCGTGGCGGCCGCGGCCGCAAGCCGCAGCAGACCGCGCCGGCAGCAGAGGCCCCCAAGGCCGACGCTCCCGCCGCCGCTGCTCCGGCTGAGAGCACTGGAACGGAGGCCTGA
- the rplP gene encoding 50S ribosomal protein L16, which translates to MLIPRRVKHRKQHHPKRSGMAKGGTEVAFGEYGIQALTPAYVTNRQIEAARIAMTRHIKRGGKVWINIYPDRPLTKKPAETRMGSGKGSPEWWIANVKPGRVMFELSYPNEKVAKEALTRAAHKLPMKCRIVRREAGES; encoded by the coding sequence ATGCTGATCCCTCGTAGGGTCAAGCACCGCAAGCAGCACCACCCCAAGCGCAGTGGTATGGCGAAGGGTGGCACTGAGGTCGCATTCGGTGAGTACGGCATCCAGGCGCTGACGCCGGCGTACGTGACGAACCGCCAGATCGAGGCTGCTCGTATCGCGATGACCCGCCACATCAAGCGTGGCGGCAAGGTCTGGATCAACATCTACCCGGACCGTCCGCTCACCAAGAAGCCTGCCGAGACCCGCATGGGTTCCGGTAAGGGTTCCCCGGAGTGGTGGATCGCGAACGTCAAGCCCGGCCGGGTGATGTTCGAGCTGTCCTACCCGAACGAGAAGGTCGCTAAGGAGGCGCTCACCCGCGCCGCCCACAAGCTTCCGATGAAGTGCCGCATCGTGCGGCGCGAGGCAGGTGAGTCGTGA
- the rpmC gene encoding 50S ribosomal protein L29, translating to MAAGTKATELRELNDEDLVAKLREAKEELFNLRFQAATGQLENHGRLKSVRKDIARIYTLMRERELGIETVESA from the coding sequence ATGGCGGCCGGTACCAAGGCGACCGAGCTGCGTGAGCTGAACGACGAGGACCTCGTCGCCAAGCTCCGTGAGGCCAAGGAAGAGCTGTTCAACCTCCGCTTCCAGGCGGCGACCGGGCAGCTCGAGAACCACGGTCGGCTCAAGTCCGTCCGTAAGGACATCGCCCGGATCTACACCCTGATGCGTGAGCGCGAGCTGGGCATCGAGACGGTGGAGAGCGCCTGA
- the rpsQ gene encoding 30S ribosomal protein S17: MSEKNVTETTEQRGFRKTREGLVVSDKMDKTVVVAVEDRVKHALYGKVIRRTNKLKAHDEANAAGVGDRVVIMETRPLSATKRWRIVEILEKAK; encoded by the coding sequence ATGAGCGAGAAGAATGTGACTGAGACGACTGAGCAGCGCGGTTTCCGCAAGACCCGTGAGGGTCTCGTCGTCAGCGACAAGATGGACAAGACCGTCGTCGTCGCTGTCGAGGACCGCGTCAAGCACGCGCTGTACGGCAAGGTCATCCGCCGTACGAACAAGCTCAAGGCGCACGACGAGGCCAACGCCGCAGGCGTGGGCGACCGTGTGGTCATCATGGAGACGCGTCCGCTCTCCGCGACGAAGCGCTGGCGCATCGTCGAGATCCTTGAGAAGGCCAAGTAA
- the rplN gene encoding 50S ribosomal protein L14, translating to MIQQESRLRVADNTGAKEILTIRVLGGSGRRYAGIGDVIVATVKDAIPGGNVKKGDVVKAVIVRTVKERRRQDGSYIRFDENAAVILKNDGDPRGTRIFGPVGRELREKKFMKIISLAPEVL from the coding sequence GTGATCCAGCAGGAGTCGCGACTTCGCGTCGCCGACAACACGGGTGCGAAGGAAATTCTCACCATTCGTGTTCTCGGTGGCTCGGGTCGCCGCTACGCGGGTATCGGCGACGTTATCGTCGCCACCGTCAAGGATGCGATCCCCGGTGGCAACGTGAAGAAGGGTGACGTCGTCAAGGCGGTCATCGTTCGCACCGTCAAGGAGCGCCGCCGCCAGGACGGCTCGTACATCCGCTTCGACGAGAACGCCGCCGTCATTCTGAAGAACGACGGCGACCCCCGCGGCACCCGTATCTTCGGCCCGGTGGGCCGTGAGCTGCGCGAGAAGAAGTTCATGAAGATCATCTCGCTCGCGCCGGAGGTGCTGTAA
- the rplX gene encoding 50S ribosomal protein L24, with product MKIKKGDLVQVITGKDRGKQGKVIVAYPTQNRVLVEGVNRVKKHTKAGQTARGSQTGGIVTTEAPVHVSNVQLVVEKDGKKVVTRVGYRFDDEGNKIRVAKRTGEDI from the coding sequence ATGAAGATCAAGAAGGGCGACCTGGTTCAGGTCATCACCGGTAAGGACCGCGGCAAGCAGGGCAAGGTCATCGTTGCCTACCCCACGCAGAACCGTGTCCTCGTCGAGGGTGTCAACCGGGTCAAGAAGCACACCAAGGCCGGCCAGACCGCTCGTGGTTCGCAGACCGGTGGCATCGTGACGACCGAAGCCCCTGTCCACGTCAGCAATGTTCAGCTGGTTGTGGAGAAGGACGGCAAGAAGGTCGTCACCCGCGTCGGCTACCGCTTTGACGACGAGGGCAACAAGATCCGCGTTGCCAAGCGGACCGGTGAGGACATCTGA
- the rplE gene encoding 50S ribosomal protein L5, with protein MTATTAPRLKTRYREEIAGKLREEFSYENVMQIPGLVKIVVNMGVGDAARDSKLIDGAIKDLTTITGQKPAVTKARKSIAQFKLREGQPIGCHVTLRGDRMWEFLDRTLSLALPRIRDFRGLSPKQFDGRGNYTFGLTEQVMFHEIDQDKIDRVRGMDITVVTTATNDDEGRALLRHLGFPFKEN; from the coding sequence ATGACTGCCACCACTGCGCCGCGTCTGAAGACGCGCTACCGCGAGGAAATCGCCGGCAAGCTGCGTGAGGAGTTCTCCTACGAGAACGTCATGCAGATCCCCGGTCTCGTCAAGATCGTGGTCAACATGGGTGTGGGCGACGCCGCCCGCGACTCCAAGCTGATCGACGGTGCCATCAAGGACCTCACCACGATCACCGGTCAGAAGCCGGCCGTCACCAAGGCCCGCAAGTCGATCGCGCAGTTCAAGCTGCGCGAGGGGCAGCCGATCGGCTGCCACGTCACCCTCCGCGGTGACCGCATGTGGGAGTTCCTGGACCGTACGCTGTCGCTCGCGCTTCCGCGTATCCGTGACTTCCGTGGCCTGTCGCCGAAGCAGTTCGACGGCCGTGGCAACTACACCTTCGGTCTCACGGAGCAGGTCATGTTCCACGAGATCGACCAGGACAAGATCGACCGGGTCCGGGGCATGGACATCACCGTGGTCACCACGGCGACCAATGACGACGAGGGTCGTGCCCTCCTTCGTCACCTCGGCTTCCCGTTCAAGGAGAACTGA
- a CDS encoding type Z 30S ribosomal protein S14 has product MAKKSLIAKAARKPKFGVRGYTRCQRCGRPHSVYRKFGLCRVCLREMAHRGELPGVTKSSW; this is encoded by the coding sequence GTGGCGAAGAAGTCCCTGATCGCTAAGGCCGCCCGCAAGCCGAAGTTCGGCGTCCGCGGGTACACCCGCTGCCAGCGCTGCGGCCGGCCCCACTCCGTCTACCGCAAGTTCGGCCTGTGCCGCGTGTGCCTTCGTGAGATGGCCCACCGTGGCGAGCTGCCGGGCGTGACCAAGAGCTCCTGGTAA